One genomic window of Myxococcales bacterium includes the following:
- a CDS encoding (2Fe-2S)-binding protein, with protein MYVCSCFAVTDSEIEQVLDAGARSVAEVTRACRAGGDCGACHGQIAELLADREADLVPCGALGRKFCAA; from the coding sequence ATGTACGTGTGCAGCTGCTTCGCCGTTACCGACTCCGAGATCGAGCAAGTCCTCGACGCGGGCGCGCGCTCGGTCGCCGAGGTGACCCGCGCCTGCCGCGCCGGCGGCGACTGCGGCGCGTGCCATGGGCAAATCGCCGAGCTCCTGGCCGACCGCGAGGCCGACCTCGTCCCGTGCGGCGCGCTCGGCCGTAAGTTCTGCGCGGCCTAG
- the bfr gene encoding bacterioferritin, with amino-acid sequence MKGDAKIIDLLNEILTGELTAINQYFLHGKMLKNWGFARLAAKLHAESIDEMKHADRLIERVLYLEGLPNVQRLGKINVGQTVPEMLKNDYGVELVAIPLLNRSIATCRDAGDHGTEELLRDILTSEEEHVDWLEAQLELVKQLGEANYLAQQIRD; translated from the coding sequence ATGAAGGGCGACGCCAAAATCATCGATCTGCTGAACGAAATCCTCACGGGGGAGCTCACCGCCATCAACCAGTACTTCTTGCACGGCAAGATGCTGAAGAACTGGGGGTTCGCGCGCCTCGCCGCGAAGCTCCACGCCGAGTCGATCGACGAGATGAAGCACGCCGACCGCCTCATCGAGCGCGTGCTCTACCTCGAGGGGCTGCCGAACGTGCAGCGGCTCGGCAAGATCAACGTCGGCCAGACGGTCCCCGAGATGTTGAAGAACGACTACGGCGTCGAGCTCGTCGCGATCCCGCTGTTAAACCGCTCGATCGCGACCTGCCGTGACGCCGGCGATCACGGCACGGAGGAGCTCCTCCGAGACATTCTCACCTCCGAAGAGGAGCACGTCGACTGGCTCGAGGCTCAGCTTGAGCTCGTCAAGCAGCTCGGCGAGGCCAACTACCTCGCCCAGCAAATTCGCGACTAG